The genomic segment CTGACGCAGGTGTGCACCCGCAGCAAGGCCGTCGGCGATCTCGACGGAGTCGACGGCACCCGGCCGTTCTGCACCGGCGACGGCGTGGGTGCGGTGCTGTCGGTGATCGGACCGCGGGACGCAACAGGGACCGTCGTGCACCCGACGACGGTGGTCAGCGTCAACGAACCGTGCGACATCACTGCACGCCCGTTCCTCGACACCTACGACGGCATCCGGGTGCAGTGCGCCACACCGGGCCAGGACTATTCGACCGGCCAGATCGTGCCCGTCAAGGGTGCCGGGTCCGATCCGGTGGTGCCCGCCGATGCGGTGACCGCCAGCGGCAGCGGCCTGGACCCGGACATCTCCCCCGCCTACGCCGACCTGCAGATCGCCCGGGTCGCCAAGGCCCGTGGCGTCGGCAGCGAGCAGATCCGCGCGCTGGTGGCCGACCACACCGACGGCCGCACGCTCGGTGTCTTCGGCGAACCGCACGTCAACGTGCTCGAACTCAACATTGCGCTCGATCAGAAGTATCCAGGCGGATGATGTTGAGGTGAGCACGCCCGCGTACGCGACCAGACGCGGTGAGCTGCGTATCTATCTGGGCGCGGCACCCGGCGTCGGTAAGACGTTCGCCATGCTCGGCGAAGCCCATCGCCGGCTGGAACGCGGAACCGATCTGGTGGCCGCCGTCGTCGAGACGCACGGACGCGCGAAGACCGCCGAGCTGCTGAAGGGGATCGAGACCATCCCGCCCCGCTATGTCGACTACCGCGGTGGCCGCTTCCCGGAACTGGATGTGCCTGCGGTCCTGGCGCGCAAGCCGCACGTCGTCCTGGTCGACGAGCT from the Mycolicibacterium crocinum genome contains:
- a CDS encoding potassium-transporting ATPase subunit C, yielding MTFSSLVRQHWAALRALLVLTVIVGVGYPLFIWLVGQIPGLHDKADGSIIEVNGTPVGSSLIGQSFTDAHGNPLPRYFQSRPSAAGDGYDPLSTSASNLGPENIVDLPDKPSLLTQVCTRSKAVGDLDGVDGTRPFCTGDGVGAVLSVIGPRDATGTVVHPTTVVSVNEPCDITARPFLDTYDGIRVQCATPGQDYSTGQIVPVKGAGSDPVVPADAVTASGSGLDPDISPAYADLQIARVAKARGVGSEQIRALVADHTDGRTLGVFGEPHVNVLELNIALDQKYPGG